A genomic segment from Nicotiana tabacum cultivar K326 chromosome 7, ASM71507v2, whole genome shotgun sequence encodes:
- the LOC107796169 gene encoding putative E3 ubiquitin-protein ligase RHY1A: MTSASELFFTRRSRYGRTDPELGSDSLPGRISHHHSIHNRRRHHHNHQQGGNNIRRDRLDASDCEPLHRSPHRPRRFAPSERESIWLDSGSSQAASENITHAENGNRIRDGMRTSGSERLPGAVLLARERLLQRLRGVSISGNRRSNRGPTSTHRNNVTFEDDFRLADAGDWETDISRQWLAGTAPGTDSLWREKNKRPPGLSQEAVELLHIGVFSNSDKGDEETHATAVLECSICLDAFLEGDKLIYLPCGHRFHPCCLEPWVRSCGDCPYCRGAILVTSSCRTKEKS; this comes from the exons ATGACGAGTGCTTCAGAGCTATTCTTCACTAGGAGGTCTCGTTACGGCCGAACCGATCCCGAATTAGGGTCCGATTCATTGCCGGGTCGAATTTCTCACCACCACAGCATTCACAATCGCCGCCGTCATCATCACAACCACCAGCAAGGCGGCAATAATATCCGGCGTGATCGCCTCGATGCGAGCGATTGTGAACCTCTGCACCGCTCTCCTCACCGCCCTAGACGTTTCGCTCCTTCT GAGCGTGAATCTATTTGGCTCGACTCTGGGAGTAGCCAGGCTGCTTCAGAAAACATCACTCATGCAGAAAATGGTAACAGGATACGAGATGGGATGAGAACCTCTGGTAGTGAGCGACTCCCTGGTGCTGTACTACTTGCAAGGGAAAGGCTTCTGCAAAGGTTGAGAGGTGTATCCATATCTGGAAACAG GCGAAGTAACAGGGGCCCAACAAGCACCCATCGCAACAACGTCACATTTGAGGATGATTTCAGACTTGCCGATGCTGGTGATTGGGAAACAGATATTTCTAGGCAGTGGCTTGCTGGCACAGCCCCCGGCACGGATTCTCTGTGGAGAGAAAAAAACAAGAGACCCCCTGGTTTGAGTCAAGAAGCCGTGGAGTTACTGCATATTGGGGTTTTCAGCAACTCAGACAAGGGAGATGAAGAAACACATGCCACGGCGGTGCTTGAATGTAGCATATGTCTAGATGCTTTCCTTGAAGGAGACAAGTTAATATATTTACCATGTGGGCATAGGTTTCACCCTTGCTGCTTGGAACCCTGGGTACGGAGTTGTGGGGATTGCCCATATTGTCGAGGCGCTATACTTGTGACTTCTTCTTGTAGAACCAAAGAAAAGTCGTGA